The following coding sequences are from one Rutidosis leptorrhynchoides isolate AG116_Rl617_1_P2 chromosome 11, CSIRO_AGI_Rlap_v1, whole genome shotgun sequence window:
- the LOC139877177 gene encoding uncharacterized protein — MMVFILILLSPIQRLLTMVTSIIDQCLRITAQLLLKRAHSGSGSGSVSNPSNNTRIATGTSNRRNMESTITKFSHLQIPLEEVLEATKNFDEKNVIGRGELGKVYKGKLFRSGKMVKIAARRLDNKHKRGIEFWTEISALSSLKHENIVSLIGFCDEKGEKVIVKKREAKGSLAMYLSDPTLTWVQRFKICIGVARALSYIHYEDGRSYSFIHRNINSSTILLNNKFEPKLSGFEYSINRSVHEMDQVFITEAIGTKGYVDPAIEETGGVTYKSDIYAFGVVLMEILFMRKAFIADEFDRFLAPLARFVYENSIVDVIQPFRNNEIGWMSLSNFLRAAYICSYDERERRPDLKSIVNDLEKVLEFQLLHEKFYRPNLERLTSKLGHMKIRLADISLATDNFSRTHLYYSTDLYELYRAELEVWDKMNYASVEEKNKSECSKRSTTVIIKRLLPREDIEGEGVFGRNIEMLTTCKHRNIVTLLGFCDEDHEKILVIEDASNGLLAEYLINVKDMSILSWGKRLKICLDVAYGLKYLHHEMEDQKSVIICNFTTLSIALDENFGAKIVDFERSMILPSYQDYLHLNSFWGSAFYFDPEYKKTGKLTRETDVHIFGVILFEILCGRVAWDEMYIKESEVGLLDVARRCYVKGTLMEIIDPLIIKKANKGSIDTFVEIAYQCVAENPDERPDMKSIVIKLEKALELQLRFVESTISDFTHLQIPLEDVLEATNNFDEKNVIGRGGLGRVYKGKLLRSGKWVKVAARRLDSKHKRGIEFLTEISVLSSLKHENIVSILGFCDEKGEKVIINEYAAKGSLQMHLSKPALTWVQRLKICIGVARALSYIHYADGRSYSLIHCNINSSTILLNNKFEPKLSGFEYSIKRSVHEMDQVLITKAIGTKGYVDPEMEKTGGVTYKSDIYSFGVVLWEIFFMRKAFIPDEFDRFLVPLAKFQEENGTLAVIQTILDDQRGLLSSRTFVSAAFACTHDERTQRPDMKSIVNQLEKALELQLQYEGYYRPNLERLTSELSHMKIRLADINLATDNFSETYFYLRTGSYDVYRAELEDWVKKNSASVEESKHVFIKRLRPTEGKRGEKAFGTEIEMLTTCKHRNIVNLLGFCDENSEKILVVEDASNGYLIEYLQYLRDKSVLSWEKRLKICLDVAYGLKYLHHEMEDQKTVINCDFSTLSIVLDENFGAKIADFELSMFLLPNQKFIQLNSIRGTLSHTDPEYDLTGKLTRDSDVYALGVTLFEVLCGRLADDKIYKEESEDGLVYVARNCYRKGTLMEIIDPIIKEATDENTLFITKGPNKDSIDTFVRIAFQCVTTQDQRPTMEVVVKELEKALSFQERQEHSDQVVEGFELTHENSNEACIDKLCTFIQYENGNYKSEKNHNGIFMPQLLKKHICANLLPKPTMADHKTHTKIHDSPLSP, encoded by the exons ATGATGGTGTTCATCCTAATCCTTTTATCTCCAATTCAACGATTACTTACAATGGTTACTTCAATCATTGATCA GTGTCTGAGAATCACTGCCCAGTTATTACTTAAGCGAGCTCATTCTGGATCTGGATCTGGATCTGTCAGTAATCCCAGCAATAATACACGAATTGCAACCGGAACTAGTAATCGAAG AAACATGGAATCTACAATCACAAAGTTTAGTCACTTACAAATCCCGCTTGAGGAAGTCCTAGAAGCCACCAAAAACTTTGATGAGAAAAACGTCATCGGCCGGGGTGAGTTGGGGAAGGTGTATAAAGGAAAGCTCTTTCGGTCCGGGAAGATGGTGAAAATTGCTGCACGGAGATTAGACAATAAGCATAAGCGAGGAATCGAGTTCTGGACTGAGATTTCTGCACTTTCTAGTCTCAAGCATGAAAACATAGTCTCTCTTATCGGGTTTTGTGATGAAAAAGGGGAGAAGGTGATTGTAAAGAAGCGTGAGGCCAAGGGAAGCCTTGCGATGTATCTAAGCGACCCAACCTTGACGTGGGTTCAACGATTTAAGATATGTATCGGTGTTGCGCGTGCATTAAGTTACATCCATTATGAAGATGGACGTAGTTACTCATTTATACACCGTAACATCAATAGCTCcacaatattattaaataataagttTGAGCCCAAGTTATCTGGCTTTGAATATTCCATCAACCGTTCAGTGCATGAGATGGATCAGGTTTTCATCACGGAAGCTATTGGTACAAAAGGGTATGTGGACCCAGCGATAGAAGAGACCGGAGGTGTGACCTACAAGTCGGACATCTACGCATTTGGTGTTGTTTTAATGGAAATACTGTTCATGAGGAAAGCATTTATTGCTGATGAATTTGATAGGTTTCTAGCTCCACTGGCCAGATTTGTTTATGAAAACAGCATAGTTGATGTGATCCAACCTTTTCGTAATAATGAAATAGGCTGGATGTCACTCTCTAATTTTCTACGAGCAGCATATATTTGCTCATATGATGAGCGAGAACGACGCCCAGATCTGAAGTCTATTGTCAATGACCTTGAGAAAGTGTTGGAGTTTCAGCTGCTGCATGAAAAGTTTTAT AGACCCAACTTGGAACGCTTGACATCTAAACTCGGTCACATGAAGATTAGACTCGCAGATATAAGTTTAGCCACCGACAACTTTTCTCGGACACACTTGTATTATTCGACCGACTTATATGAATTGTATAGAGCAGAACTTGAAGTCTGGGATAAAATGAATTATGCCTCTGTAGAAGAAAAGAATAAAAGTGAATGTTCCAAGAGAAGCACCACTGTCATTATTAAACGCCTACTCCCTAGAGAAGACATTGAAGGAGAAGGAGTATTCGGCAGGAACATTGAAATGCTTACAACTTGTAAGCATCGCAACATAGTCACTCTACTTGGATTTTGTGATGAAGATCATGAGAAGATCCTTGTCATTGAGGATGCTTCTAATGGATTACTTGCTGAGTATTTGATAAACGTCAAAGACATGTCTATTCTTAGTTGGGGAAAACGTTTGAAAATATGTCTTGATGTTGCATATGGATTAAAGTACCTACACCATGAGATGGAAGACCAAAAGAGTGTGATAATCTGTAATTTCACTACATTGTCAATTGCTTTAGATGAGAACTTTGGGGCAAAGATTGTTGACTTTGAGCGCTCGATGATCCTTCCTTCGTACCAGGATTATCTTCATTTGAATTCATTTTGGGGCAGTGCATTTTACTTTGACCCAGAATATAAGAAGACAGGTAAGTTAACAAGAGAAACTGATGTACATATTTTCGGAGTAATTTTGTTTGAAATTTTATGCGGAAGGGTGGCCTGGGATGAAATGTACATAAAGGAGAGTGAAGTTGGGCTGCTAGATGTGGCACGCAGATGCTACGTTAAGGGAACACTTATGGAAATAATAGATCCTTTAATCATTAAAAAAGCAAACAAAGGTTCTATAGACACATTTGTAGAAATTGCATATCAGTGTGTGGCTGAAAATCCTGACGAACGTCCAGATATGAAGTCTATTGTCATCAAACTTGAGAAAGCGTTGGAGCTTCAGCTGCG ATTCGTGGAATCTACAATCTCCGATTTTACTCACTTACAAATCCCACTTGAAGACGTCCTAGAAGCCACCAACAACTTTGATGAGAAAAATGTCATCGGCCGAGGTGGGTTGGGCAGGGTTTATAAAGGAAAGCTCTTGCGGTCCGGGAAGTGGGTGAAAGTTGCTGCACGGCGATTAGACAGTAAGCATAAGCGAGGAATCGAGTTCTTGACAGAAATTTCTGTGCTTTCTAGTCTCAAGCATGAAAATATAGTCTCTATTCTCGGGTTTTGTGATGAAAAGGGTGAAAAGGTGATTATAAACGAGTATGCGGCCAAGGGAAGCCTCCAGATGCACCTAAGCAAGCCAGCCCTGACATGGGTTCAAAGACTAAAGATATGTATTGGTGTTGCGCGTGCATTAAGTTACATCCATTATGCGGATGGACGTAGTTACTCTTTGATACATTGTAATATCAATAGCTCTACAATCTTATTAAATAATAAGTTTGAGCCCAAGTTATCTGGCTTTGAATATTCCATCAAGCGTTCAGTACATGAGATGGATCAGGTTCTCATCACGAAAGCTATTGGTACAAAAGGGTATGTGGACCCAGAAATGGAAAAGACTGGAGGTGTGACCTACAAGTCGGACATCTACTCATTTGGTGTTGTTTTATGGGAAATATTTTTCATGAGGAAAGCATTTATTCCTGATGAATTTGATAGGTTTCTAGTTCCACTGGCCAAATTTCAGGAAGAAAACGGAACACTGGCTGTGATCCAAACCATCCTAGATGATCAAAGAGGCTTACTATCAAGCAGAACTTTTGTATCAGCAGCATTTGCTTGCACACATGATGAGCGAACACAACGCCCAGACATGAAGTCTATtgtcaatcaacttgagaaagcgtTGGAGCTTCAGCTGCAGTATGAAGGGTATTAT AGACCCAACTTGGAACGCTTGACATCTGAACTCAGTCACATGAAGATTAGACTCGCAGATATAAATTTAGCCACCGACAACTTTTCTGAGACATACTTCTATCTAAGAACCGGGTCCTATGACGTGTATAGGGCAGAACTTGAAGACTGGGTTAAAAAGAATTCTGCCTCTGTAGAAGAAAGTAAACATGTCTTTATAAAACGCCTACGCCCTACAGAAGGCAAAAGAGGAGAAAAAGCATTCGGTACAGAAATTGAAATGCTTACAACTTGTAAGCATCGCAACATCGTCAATCTACTTGGATTTTGTGATGAAAATTCCGAGAAGATCCTTGTCGTTGAGGATGCTTCCAATGGATACCTTATTGAGTATTTGCAATACCTCAGAGACAAATCTGTTCTTAGTTGGGAAAAACGTTTGAAGATATGCCTTGATGTTGCGTATGGATTAAAGTACCTACATCATGAGATGGAAGACCAAAAGACAGTGATAAACTGTGATTTCTCTACATTGTCAATCGTTTTAGATGAGAATTTTGGGGCAAAGATTGCTGACTTTGAGCTGTCGATGTTCCTTCTTCCTAACCAAAAGTTTATTCAGTTAAATTCTATTCGTGGCACTTTATCTCACACTGATCCCGAATATGATTTGACGGGTAAATTAACAAGAGATTCAGATGTATATGCTCTCGgagtaactttgtttgaagttttaTGTGGAAGGTTGGCCGATGATAAAATATACAAGGAGGAGAGTGAAGATGGGCTGGTATATGTGGCACGCAATTGCTACCGTAAGGGAACACTCATGGAAATAATAGATCCTATAATTAAGGAAGCAACTGATGAAAACACTTTATTTATAACTAAAGGTCCCAACAAAGATTCTATCGACACATTTGTACGTATTGCATTTCAGTGTGTGACAACTCAAGACCAACGTCCAACAATGGAAGTCGTTGTCAAAGAGCTTGAGAAAGCATTATCGTTTCAa GAACGCCAAGAACATTCCGACCAAGTTGTGGAGGGATTTGAATTGACACATGAAAATTCG AATGAAGCTTGTATTGATAAACTTTGTACTTTTATTCAATACGAAAATGGAAATTACAAATCAGAGAAGAACCACAATGGTATCTTCATGCCTCAGTTACTTAAGAAGCACATATGTGCAAACTTACTGCCCAAGCCAACAATGGCAGATCACAAAACACACACCAAGATACATGACTCCCCTCTCTCACCCTGA